A genomic window from Micromonospora ferruginea includes:
- a CDS encoding NADH-quinone oxidoreductase subunit D has translation MTGMTTDAGDLRELTVGTGAGGEQLGTDMVLNIGPQHPSTHGVLRLRLVLDGERVVAAEPIVGYMHRGAEKLFEVRDYRQIIVLANRHDWLSAFSNELGVVLAVERLMGMEVPERATWLRMALAELNRVLNHLMFLGSYPLEIGAITPMFYAFRERETIQAVMEEVSGGRIHYMFNRVGGLKEEVPAGWTGRARAAIGEVRRRMPDLDNLIRRNEIFLARTVGVGVLSAADAAAFGASGPVGRASGLDLDLRRDEPYLAYDQLDVPVVTKTAGDCHARFEVLLDQVYASLDLAEQCLDRVDRISGPVNTRLPKVVKAPEGHTYAWTENPLGINGYYLVSRGEKTPWRLKLRTASYANVQALSTLLPGCLVPDLIAILGSMFFVVGDIDK, from the coding sequence ATGACGGGCATGACCACGGACGCCGGCGACCTCCGCGAGCTGACCGTCGGCACCGGAGCCGGCGGTGAGCAGCTCGGCACCGACATGGTGCTCAACATCGGGCCGCAGCACCCGTCCACGCACGGCGTGCTGCGGCTGCGCCTGGTGCTCGACGGGGAGCGGGTGGTCGCCGCCGAGCCGATCGTCGGCTACATGCACCGGGGCGCGGAGAAGCTCTTCGAGGTACGCGACTACCGGCAGATCATCGTGCTGGCCAACCGGCACGACTGGCTGTCCGCGTTCTCCAACGAGCTGGGCGTGGTGCTCGCGGTGGAACGGCTGATGGGCATGGAGGTGCCGGAGCGCGCCACCTGGCTGCGGATGGCGCTGGCCGAGCTGAACCGGGTGCTCAACCACCTGATGTTCCTCGGCTCCTACCCGCTGGAGATCGGCGCGATCACACCGATGTTCTACGCGTTCCGGGAACGGGAGACCATCCAGGCGGTGATGGAGGAGGTCTCCGGCGGCCGGATCCACTACATGTTCAACCGGGTCGGCGGCCTCAAGGAGGAGGTTCCGGCCGGCTGGACCGGTCGCGCCCGCGCCGCCATCGGCGAGGTCCGCCGGCGCATGCCCGACCTGGACAACCTCATCCGGCGCAACGAGATCTTCCTGGCCCGCACCGTCGGCGTCGGCGTGCTCTCCGCCGCCGACGCCGCCGCGTTCGGCGCGTCCGGGCCGGTCGGCCGGGCCTCCGGGCTCGACCTGGACCTACGCCGGGACGAGCCCTACCTGGCCTACGACCAGCTCGACGTGCCGGTGGTGACGAAGACCGCCGGGGACTGCCACGCCCGGTTCGAGGTGCTGCTCGACCAGGTGTACGCGTCGCTCGACCTGGCCGAGCAGTGCCTGGACCGGGTGGACCGGATCTCCGGGCCGGTGAACACCCGACTGCCCAAGGTGGTGAAGGCGCCCGAGGGACACACGTACGCCTGGACCGAGAACCCGCTCGGCATCAACGGCTACTACCTCGTGTCCCGGGGCGAGAAGACGCCGTGGCGGCTCAAGCTGCGCACCGCCTCGTACGCGAACGTGCAGGCGCTGTCGACGCTGCTCCCCGGATGCCTGGTGCCGGACCTGATCGCCATCCTCGGCTCGATGTTCTTCGTGGTCGGCGACATCGACAAGTGA
- a CDS encoding Rossmann-like and DUF2520 domain-containing protein: MSAPLRPRALRAPLAFPRTLTVGVLGAGRVGAVLGAALAAAGHRVVAASGSSGASRARLALLLPQTPHRSAPAVARAATDLLIVAVPDDALAAVVADLAGSGALRPGQVVAHTSGAHGLAVLAPAAAAGARPLALHPAMTFTGTPDDLSRLAGASYGVTAPAELRPFAARLVADLGGVPEWVGEAERPLYHAALAHGANHLVTLVNDAADRLRDAGVDRPEKVLAPLLRAALENALRLGDDALTGPVSRGDAGTVRRHLDRLSATAPESVPAYLALARRTADRAVAAGRLRPADAAPLFDVLDGMEVASSW, translated from the coding sequence ATGAGCGCACCGCTGCGCCCGCGGGCCCTCCGCGCCCCGCTCGCCTTCCCCCGTACCCTCACCGTGGGCGTGCTCGGCGCCGGCCGGGTCGGCGCCGTGCTCGGCGCGGCCCTCGCCGCCGCCGGTCACCGGGTGGTCGCCGCGTCCGGTTCGTCCGGCGCCTCGCGGGCCCGGCTGGCGCTGCTGCTGCCGCAGACCCCGCACCGGTCCGCGCCCGCCGTGGCGCGCGCCGCCACCGACCTGCTGATCGTCGCGGTCCCCGACGACGCCCTGGCCGCGGTGGTCGCCGACCTGGCCGGGAGCGGCGCGCTGCGCCCCGGGCAGGTGGTGGCGCACACCTCCGGCGCGCACGGGCTGGCCGTGCTGGCCCCGGCCGCCGCGGCCGGCGCCCGGCCGCTCGCGCTGCACCCCGCGATGACCTTCACCGGTACGCCTGACGACCTGTCCCGCCTGGCCGGCGCCTCCTACGGGGTGACCGCCCCGGCCGAGCTGCGCCCGTTCGCGGCCCGGCTGGTGGCCGACCTGGGCGGGGTGCCGGAGTGGGTGGGCGAGGCCGAGCGGCCGCTCTACCACGCGGCGCTCGCGCACGGCGCCAACCACCTGGTGACCCTGGTCAACGACGCGGCCGACCGGCTGCGCGACGCCGGGGTGGACCGGCCGGAGAAGGTGCTCGCCCCACTGCTGCGGGCCGCCCTGGAGAACGCGTTGCGCCTCGGCGACGACGCGTTGACCGGCCCGGTCTCCCGGGGCGACGCGGGCACCGTACGCCGGCACCTGGACCGGTTGTCCGCGACCGCGCCGGAATCCGTACCGGCCTACCTGGCGTTGGCCCGACGGACGGCGGACCGCGCCGTCGCGGCGGGCCGGCTGCGCCCGGCGGACGCGGCGCCGCTGTTCGACGTGCTGGACGGGATGGAGGTGGCCTCCTCGTGGTGA
- the panC gene encoding pantoate--beta-alanine ligase: MVNVVHTRKELAAARDGLSGTVGVVMTMGALHEGHGTLLRAARERADHVLVTVFVNPLQFGPNEDFDRYPRTLDADLEICRRAGVDLVFAPPVNEMYPQGQPTVRLNPGPLGEDLEGLSRPGFFHGVLTVVMKLLQLTRPDLAFFGEKDYQQLTLVRRMVADLDVPTEIVGVPTVREPDGLALSSRNRYLSAEQRRAALSLSAALRAGVEAAGRGDDAGAVLAAAHRAFDPGTPDARLDYLVLTDTDLEPGPVAGAARLLIAAWVGATRLIDNTAIHLAPRP, translated from the coding sequence GTGGTGAACGTGGTGCACACGCGCAAGGAGTTGGCGGCGGCCCGGGACGGGCTGAGCGGCACGGTCGGCGTGGTGATGACCATGGGCGCGCTGCACGAAGGGCACGGGACGCTGCTGCGGGCCGCCCGGGAGCGGGCCGACCACGTGCTGGTGACCGTGTTCGTGAACCCGCTCCAGTTCGGCCCGAACGAGGACTTCGACCGCTACCCGCGCACGCTCGACGCCGACCTGGAGATCTGCCGCCGGGCCGGGGTGGACCTGGTCTTCGCGCCCCCGGTGAACGAGATGTACCCGCAGGGGCAGCCGACGGTGCGGCTGAACCCGGGCCCGCTCGGCGAGGACCTGGAGGGCCTGAGCCGGCCCGGCTTCTTCCACGGCGTGCTCACCGTGGTCATGAAGCTGCTTCAGCTCACCCGCCCGGACCTGGCCTTCTTCGGCGAGAAGGACTACCAGCAGCTCACCCTGGTCCGCCGGATGGTCGCCGACCTCGACGTGCCGACCGAGATCGTCGGCGTGCCGACCGTCCGCGAGCCGGACGGGCTGGCCCTGTCCAGCCGCAACCGCTACCTGTCTGCCGAACAGCGGCGGGCCGCGCTGAGTCTCTCCGCCGCGCTGCGGGCCGGCGTCGAGGCGGCCGGGCGGGGCGACGACGCGGGGGCGGTGCTGGCCGCCGCGCACCGGGCCTTCGACCCGGGTACGCCGGACGCCCGCCTGGACTACCTGGTGCTCACCGACACCGATCTGGAGCCCGGGCCGGTCGCCGGCGCGGCCCGGCTGCTGATCGCCGCCTGGGTCGGCGCCACCCGTCTGATCGACAACACGGCGATCCACCTCGCGCCGCGTCCCTGA
- the panD gene encoding aspartate 1-decarboxylase, protein MLRTMLKSKIHRATVTQADLHYVGSVTVDEDLLDAADLLPGEQVAIVDITNGARLETYVIPGRRGSGVIGINGAAAHLVHPGDLVILISYGQMDDAEARAWQPRVVHVDADNRIVDLTADPTTAAPGTAGDPTPTPGRRPP, encoded by the coding sequence ATGCTCCGGACCATGCTCAAGTCGAAGATCCACCGTGCCACGGTGACCCAGGCCGACCTGCACTACGTCGGCTCGGTGACGGTGGACGAGGATCTGCTCGACGCGGCGGACCTGCTCCCCGGAGAGCAGGTCGCGATCGTGGACATCACCAACGGCGCCCGCCTGGAGACGTACGTGATCCCGGGCCGGCGGGGCAGCGGCGTGATCGGCATCAACGGTGCCGCCGCGCACCTGGTGCACCCCGGTGACCTGGTCATCCTCATCTCGTACGGGCAGATGGACGACGCCGAGGCGCGCGCCTGGCAGCCCCGGGTGGTGCACGTCGACGCCGACAACCGCATCGTCGACCTGACGGCCGACCCCACCACCGCCGCCCCCGGCACCGCCGGCGACCCCACCCCAACCCCTGGCCGCCGCCCTCCCTAA
- a CDS encoding septum formation family protein, whose amino-acid sequence MGRVTRSLVAAVVAGVLLTACASTGGLDGDLGDDWAAMPPAGPFTPAAEVCQVADFTPTVGLPAYAPVGCDLPHRVETVHVGAFTVDRAAPPAVGSPEMRTAFTECDTRARGYVGDDWRAGRLRLAVAVPTGTGWTAGSRWYRCDLTELNTVEAAAVVVTRTGSLRDALKSPSRLRLGCQRTGQDRGRVQRLTAVDCAVAHDAEFAGVWVAPDRPYPKKPADWAPLYAGCFGAIARFSGVPADAALRYRSDVVVRPPAAGRWQVGDRGVRCYLWLSNRTVTGSLKSAGPARLPVRTR is encoded by the coding sequence ATGGGCCGTGTGACGCGAAGCCTCGTCGCCGCCGTGGTCGCGGGCGTGCTGCTGACCGCGTGTGCCTCGACGGGCGGTCTGGACGGGGATCTCGGCGACGACTGGGCGGCCATGCCACCGGCCGGCCCGTTCACCCCGGCCGCCGAGGTCTGCCAGGTCGCCGACTTCACCCCCACCGTGGGCCTGCCGGCGTACGCGCCGGTCGGCTGCGACCTGCCGCACCGGGTGGAGACGGTGCACGTCGGCGCGTTCACCGTGGACCGGGCCGCCCCGCCGGCGGTCGGGTCGCCGGAGATGCGCACCGCGTTCACCGAGTGCGACACCCGGGCCCGGGGCTACGTCGGCGACGACTGGCGGGCCGGTCGGCTCCGGCTGGCCGTGGCGGTGCCCACCGGCACCGGCTGGACGGCCGGCTCCCGCTGGTACCGCTGCGACCTGACCGAGCTGAACACGGTCGAGGCGGCGGCTGTCGTGGTGACCCGCACCGGCAGCCTGCGGGACGCGCTCAAGTCGCCGTCCCGGCTGCGCCTGGGCTGCCAGCGCACCGGGCAGGACCGTGGCCGGGTGCAGAGGCTCACCGCGGTCGACTGCGCCGTGGCGCACGACGCCGAGTTCGCCGGCGTGTGGGTGGCGCCGGACCGGCCGTACCCGAAGAAGCCGGCGGACTGGGCCCCGCTCTACGCCGGCTGTTTCGGTGCCATCGCGCGTTTCTCCGGGGTGCCCGCCGACGCGGCCCTGCGCTACCGCAGCGACGTGGTGGTCCGGCCGCCCGCCGCCGGTCGCTGGCAGGTCGGCGACCGGGGAGTCCGCTGCTACCTGTGGCTGAGCAACCGCACCGTGACCGGCTCGCTGAAGAGCGCCGGCCCGGCCCGGCTGCCGGTCCGGACGAGGTAG
- a CDS encoding L-aspartate oxidase → MDLPTVDLPALPRLLAAPAPGWVETTDVIVVGSGVAGLTAALHLREAGLHVTVVTKVDMDEGSTRWAQGGIAAVLDPADSPDAHAYDTEVAGVGLCDPAAVRVLVEEGPVRLRELMRIGAEFDRNPDGSLMLTREGGHRADRIVHAGGDATGAEVQRALHAAVRRDPWIRLVEHALVLDLLRAPGDGPGGLGRACGITLHVLGEGSEDGVGAILGRAVVLATGGMGQVFAATTNPAVSTGDGVALALRAGAAVTDLEFVQFHPTALIVPAGGPGAGLAQQPLVSEALRGEGAHLVDGDGKRFMVGQHELAELAPRDVVAKGIHRVLLATGADHVFLDARHLGGDFLARRFPTIVASCLAIGVDPATDLIPVAPAAHYASGGVRTDLRGRTSIPGLYACGEVACTGVHGANRLASNSLLEGLVFSRRIAEDIAAGLPEQVRPAETGAWVGGEGRLAPAAGTPELQRAMTRGAGVLRSAETLAATAGTLTGLAEGRGAPRTADWEATNLLTVASTLVAAAYARAETRGCHWREDFPAADDRWRGHLVAEVGPDGRLIEGWEGSTA, encoded by the coding sequence ATGGACCTACCCACCGTCGACCTGCCGGCGCTGCCCCGGCTGCTCGCCGCGCCCGCGCCCGGTTGGGTGGAGACCACCGACGTGATCGTCGTCGGCTCCGGCGTCGCCGGGCTGACCGCCGCGCTGCACCTGCGCGAGGCCGGCCTGCACGTCACCGTCGTCACCAAGGTCGACATGGACGAGGGCTCGACCCGCTGGGCGCAGGGCGGCATCGCCGCGGTGCTCGACCCGGCGGACAGCCCGGACGCGCACGCGTACGACACCGAGGTGGCCGGCGTCGGCCTCTGCGACCCGGCGGCGGTCCGGGTGCTGGTCGAGGAGGGCCCGGTCCGGCTGCGCGAGCTGATGCGGATCGGGGCGGAGTTCGACCGCAACCCGGACGGCTCGCTGATGCTCACCCGGGAGGGCGGTCACCGGGCCGACCGGATCGTGCACGCCGGCGGCGACGCCACCGGCGCCGAGGTGCAGCGCGCGTTGCACGCCGCGGTGCGCCGCGACCCGTGGATCCGGCTGGTGGAGCACGCCCTGGTGCTGGACCTGCTGCGCGCGCCGGGCGACGGCCCCGGTGGGCTCGGCCGGGCCTGCGGGATCACGCTGCACGTGCTCGGCGAGGGCAGCGAGGACGGCGTCGGCGCGATCCTCGGCCGCGCGGTGGTGCTGGCCACCGGTGGGATGGGGCAGGTCTTCGCGGCCACCACCAACCCGGCGGTCTCCACCGGTGACGGGGTCGCCCTGGCGCTGCGCGCCGGCGCGGCCGTCACCGACCTGGAGTTCGTCCAGTTCCACCCGACCGCGTTGATCGTGCCGGCCGGCGGGCCGGGCGCCGGCCTGGCGCAGCAGCCGCTGGTCTCCGAGGCGCTGCGGGGCGAGGGCGCCCACCTGGTCGACGGCGACGGCAAGCGGTTCATGGTGGGCCAGCACGAGCTGGCCGAACTGGCCCCCCGGGACGTGGTGGCCAAGGGCATCCACCGGGTGCTCCTCGCCACCGGAGCCGACCACGTCTTCCTGGACGCGCGGCACCTGGGCGGCGATTTCCTGGCCCGGCGGTTCCCCACGATCGTCGCGTCCTGCCTGGCCATCGGCGTGGACCCGGCGACCGACCTGATCCCGGTCGCGCCGGCGGCGCACTACGCCTCCGGCGGCGTCCGCACCGACCTGCGCGGGCGCACCTCGATCCCCGGTCTCTACGCGTGCGGCGAGGTGGCCTGCACCGGGGTGCACGGCGCCAACCGGCTGGCGAGCAACTCGCTGCTGGAGGGGCTGGTCTTCTCCCGCCGGATCGCCGAGGACATCGCCGCCGGGCTGCCCGAGCAGGTCCGGCCGGCGGAGACCGGCGCGTGGGTGGGCGGCGAGGGCCGGCTGGCGCCGGCGGCGGGCACACCGGAGCTGCAACGGGCGATGACCCGGGGCGCGGGCGTGCTCCGCTCGGCGGAGACGCTGGCCGCCACCGCCGGCACGCTGACCGGGCTGGCCGAGGGGCGGGGCGCGCCGCGTACCGCCGACTGGGAGGCGACGAACCTGCTCACCGTGGCGTCGACGCTCGTCGCCGCCGCGTACGCGCGGGCGGAGACGCGGGGCTGCCACTGGCGGGAGGACTTCCCGGCGGCCGACGACCGGTGGCGGGGCCACCTGGTCGCCGAGGTGGGTCCGGACGGACGGTTGATCGAGGGCTGGGAGGGAAGCACAGCATGA
- the nadC gene encoding carboxylating nicotinate-nucleotide diphosphorylase, with the protein MIESTVRALRDGGLDPERVRHVVVDALAEDLGPDFLDVTSVATVPDEQQDTADLVAREDGVVAGLPVAAAVFELVGEVTGAGRTVAVSLVAHDGQRVARGDVLATVTGPTRLLLTAERTALNLLSRMSGVATHTRAWADALAGTKAMVLDTRKTTPGLRALEKYAVRAGGGTNKRMGLHDVAMVKDNHKLAAGGIAPAFRRVREAFPEVPVQVEVDTLAEAVEAVEAGADFLLLDNMTPAQLRAVVDAVGDRAELEATGGLTLPVAAEYGATGVDFLSVGALTHSSPILDIALDLRDK; encoded by the coding sequence ATGATCGAGTCGACGGTGCGGGCGCTGCGGGACGGCGGCCTGGACCCGGAGCGGGTCCGGCACGTGGTGGTCGACGCGCTGGCCGAGGACCTGGGCCCGGACTTCCTCGACGTCACGAGCGTCGCCACCGTGCCGGACGAGCAGCAGGACACCGCCGACCTGGTGGCGCGCGAGGACGGGGTGGTCGCCGGGCTGCCGGTGGCCGCCGCCGTGTTCGAGCTGGTGGGCGAGGTGACCGGCGCCGGGCGTACCGTCGCGGTGTCGCTGGTGGCCCACGACGGTCAGCGGGTGGCGCGCGGCGACGTGCTGGCCACGGTGACCGGGCCGACCCGGCTGCTGCTGACCGCCGAGCGGACGGCGCTCAACCTGCTCTCCCGGATGTCCGGGGTGGCGACCCACACCCGGGCCTGGGCCGACGCGCTGGCCGGCACGAAGGCCATGGTGCTGGACACCCGCAAGACCACGCCGGGGCTGCGCGCGTTGGAGAAGTACGCGGTCCGGGCCGGCGGCGGCACCAACAAGCGGATGGGCCTGCACGACGTCGCCATGGTCAAGGACAACCACAAGCTGGCGGCCGGCGGCATCGCACCGGCGTTCCGGCGGGTCCGGGAGGCGTTCCCGGAGGTGCCGGTGCAGGTCGAGGTGGACACGCTGGCCGAGGCGGTGGAGGCGGTCGAGGCCGGCGCGGACTTCCTGCTGCTGGACAACATGACCCCGGCGCAACTGCGTGCCGTGGTGGACGCGGTGGGCGACCGGGCGGAGTTGGAGGCGACCGGTGGGCTGACCCTGCCGGTGGCGGCCGAGTACGGGGCCACCGGCGTCGACTTCCTCTCGGTGGGTGCGCTCACCCACTCCTCGCCGATCCTCGACATCGCCCTCGACCTGCGCGACAAGTGA
- a CDS encoding type III pantothenate kinase, with amino-acid sequence MLLCIDIGNTNTVLATFDGDKLVHSWRIKTDARSTADELGLMFRGLLAGDAVEITGVAACSTVPAALRSLRTMLGRYYADLPSVIVEPGVRTGVQLAIDNPKEVGADRVVNTLAAYTLYGGPSIVVDFGTTTNFDVISDRGEFLGGAFAPGIEISFDALAARAAQLRKVEATRPRSVIGKNTVECLQSGLYFGFAGQVDRIVERMSEELGEVRAVIATGGLASLVVGECRTITHHEPMITLIGLRMVYDRNT; translated from the coding sequence GTGCTGCTCTGCATCGACATCGGAAACACCAACACCGTGCTGGCGACCTTCGACGGCGACAAGCTGGTGCACTCCTGGCGGATCAAGACCGACGCCCGCTCCACCGCGGACGAGCTGGGCCTGATGTTCCGCGGGCTGCTGGCCGGTGACGCCGTGGAGATCACCGGGGTGGCGGCCTGCTCGACCGTGCCGGCCGCGTTGCGCTCGCTGCGCACCATGCTGGGTCGCTACTACGCCGACCTGCCGAGCGTGATCGTCGAGCCGGGCGTCCGCACCGGGGTGCAGCTCGCCATCGACAACCCGAAGGAGGTGGGCGCGGACCGGGTGGTGAACACGCTCGCCGCGTACACGCTCTACGGCGGGCCGTCGATCGTGGTGGACTTCGGCACCACCACCAACTTCGACGTGATCAGCGACCGGGGCGAGTTCCTCGGCGGGGCGTTCGCGCCGGGCATCGAGATCTCGTTCGACGCGCTGGCCGCCCGCGCCGCGCAGTTGCGCAAGGTGGAGGCCACCCGGCCGCGCTCGGTGATCGGCAAGAACACCGTCGAGTGCCTCCAGTCGGGCCTCTATTTCGGCTTCGCCGGGCAGGTGGACCGGATCGTCGAGCGGATGTCCGAGGAGTTGGGCGAGGTGCGGGCGGTCATCGCCACCGGCGGCCTGGCGTCGCTGGTGGTGGGGGAGTGCCGCACCATCACCCACCACGAGCCGATGATCACCCTGATCGGCCTGCGGATGGTCTACGACCGCAACACCTGA
- a CDS encoding class I SAM-dependent methyltransferase — MTDPTAALSFGAAAAEYDRFRPRYPEAALRWALDGLPASARVVDLGAGTGILTRGVAALGRHVVPVEPDPGMRAQLAAATGGTTALAGSAEAVPLPDGDADAVLVGQAYHWFDRDRANAEVARVLRPGGTFAPVWNVRDERVDWVAELTRIAHLDHNAGDVVDRYADFGPAFTPVEVGEFDHATTLTPGELVAMLHTRSYWLTATPAERARVDEGLTELFATHPELAGRDAVELPYRTVVLRASRR; from the coding sequence ATGACCGACCCCACTGCGGCGCTCTCGTTCGGCGCCGCCGCCGCCGAGTACGACCGCTTCCGGCCCCGCTATCCCGAGGCGGCGCTGCGCTGGGCGCTGGACGGGCTGCCCGCGTCGGCCCGGGTCGTCGACCTCGGCGCCGGCACCGGCATCCTCACCCGGGGCGTGGCCGCGCTCGGGCGTCACGTCGTACCGGTGGAGCCGGATCCGGGGATGCGGGCGCAACTGGCCGCCGCCACCGGAGGCACGACGGCGCTGGCCGGCAGCGCGGAGGCGGTGCCGCTGCCGGACGGCGACGCCGACGCGGTGCTGGTCGGTCAGGCCTACCACTGGTTCGACCGGGACCGCGCGAACGCCGAGGTGGCCCGGGTGCTGCGCCCCGGCGGCACGTTCGCGCCGGTGTGGAACGTCCGCGACGAGCGGGTCGACTGGGTGGCCGAGCTGACCCGGATCGCCCACCTCGACCACAACGCCGGCGACGTGGTCGACCGGTACGCCGACTTCGGCCCCGCCTTCACCCCGGTCGAGGTCGGCGAGTTCGACCACGCCACCACGCTCACGCCGGGCGAGCTGGTGGCGATGCTGCACACCCGCTCCTACTGGCTGACCGCCACCCCGGCCGAGCGGGCGCGGGTCGACGAGGGGCTGACGGAGCTGTTCGCCACCCACCCGGAGCTGGCCGGCCGGGACGCCGTGGAGCTGCCGTACCGCACGGTCGTGCTCCGGGCGAGCCGGCGTTAA
- the lysS gene encoding lysine--tRNA ligase has protein sequence MTEQNALPADPADDLPEQMKVRREKRDRMLAEGVEPYPVGFARTTTLAKLRERYADLPTDTATGDRASVTGRVIFIRNTGKLCFATLRDGDGTELQAMLSLDRVGPERLADWKRLVDLGDHVGVTGEVITSRRGELSVLADEWAVTAKALRPLPVAHKPLSEESRVRQRYVDLVVRPQARQMVRTRAAAVRSLRDTLHGQDFVEVETPMLQLLHGGAAARPFVTHSNALDTDLYLRIAPELFLKRAVVGGVDRVFEINRNFRNEGIDSSHSPEFAMLETYEAYGDYDTMAALTRNLVQQAAIAVAGSTTVTHADGREFDLGGEWRSVTLFGVLSEALGEEVTVRTERSRLVEYADKVGLSVDPKWGPGKLAEELFEELVVPSLQAPTFVRDYPEETSPLTRAHRSEPGLAEKWDLYVLGFELGTAYSELVDPVVQRERLVAQAQLAARGDDEAMRLDEDFLRAMEYGMPPAGGMGMGIDRLLMALTGLGIRETILFPLVRPE, from the coding sequence GTGACCGAGCAGAACGCCCTGCCAGCAGACCCCGCCGACGATCTTCCCGAGCAGATGAAGGTCCGCCGGGAGAAGCGGGACCGGATGCTCGCCGAGGGCGTCGAGCCGTACCCGGTCGGTTTCGCCCGGACCACCACGCTCGCGAAGCTCCGCGAGCGCTACGCCGACCTGCCCACCGACACCGCCACCGGCGACCGGGCCTCGGTCACCGGCCGGGTGATCTTCATTCGGAACACCGGCAAGCTCTGCTTCGCGACCCTGCGCGACGGCGACGGCACCGAGTTGCAGGCGATGCTCTCGCTGGACCGGGTCGGCCCGGAGCGGCTGGCGGACTGGAAGCGCCTGGTCGACCTCGGCGACCACGTCGGGGTGACCGGTGAGGTGATCACCAGCCGACGCGGTGAGTTGTCGGTGCTGGCCGACGAATGGGCGGTCACCGCCAAGGCCCTGCGCCCGCTGCCGGTGGCGCACAAGCCGCTGAGCGAGGAGTCCCGGGTCCGCCAGCGCTACGTGGACCTGGTGGTCCGCCCGCAGGCCCGGCAGATGGTCCGCACCCGGGCCGCCGCGGTGCGCAGCCTGCGCGACACCCTGCACGGGCAGGACTTCGTCGAGGTCGAGACGCCGATGCTGCAGTTGCTGCACGGTGGCGCGGCGGCCCGCCCATTCGTGACCCACAGCAATGCACTCGACACCGATCTGTATCTGCGAATCGCGCCGGAACTGTTTCTCAAGCGTGCGGTCGTGGGTGGCGTGGACCGGGTCTTCGAGATCAACCGCAACTTCCGTAATGAGGGCATCGACTCCTCGCACTCGCCGGAGTTCGCGATGCTGGAGACCTACGAGGCGTACGGCGACTACGACACGATGGCGGCGCTGACCCGGAATCTGGTGCAGCAGGCCGCCATCGCGGTCGCCGGCTCGACGACCGTGACGCATGCCGACGGCCGGGAGTTCGACCTGGGCGGCGAGTGGCGCTCGGTGACACTGTTCGGTGTTCTTTCCGAAGCGCTCGGTGAGGAGGTCACCGTCCGCACCGAAAGGTCACGCCTGGTGGAGTACGCGGACAAGGTCGGCCTCTCCGTCGACCCGAAGTGGGGGCCGGGCAAGCTGGCCGAGGAGTTGTTCGAGGAACTGGTGGTGCCGTCGTTGCAGGCGCCCACGTTCGTCCGCGACTACCCGGAGGAGACCAGCCCGTTGACCCGTGCGCACCGCAGCGAGCCCGGGTTGGCCGAGAAGTGGGACCTCTACGTGCTGGGATTCGAGCTGGGCACCGCGTACTCCGAGCTGGTCGACCCGGTGGTGCAGCGGGAGCGGCTGGTGGCCCAGGCGCAGCTCGCGGCGCGCGGGGACGACGAGGCCATGCGCCTCGACGAGGACTTTCTCCGGGCGATGGAGTATGGAATGCCGCCGGCCGGTGGTATGGGAATGGGAATCGACCGGCTCCTGATGGCGTTGACCGGCCTGGGAATTCGGGAAACCATCCTGTTCCCCTTGGTCCGCCCCGAGTAG
- a CDS encoding histone-like nucleoid-structuring protein Lsr2: protein MAKQIIHKLVDDLDGGDADETVKFALDGVQYEIDLSASNAEKLRGEFAQYIAHGTKVGRGGVVVGGRAARGRGGATADREQNRAIREWAKKAGKDISDRGRIPQEIVDEYHAKAGH, encoded by the coding sequence GTGGCCAAGCAGATCATTCACAAGCTGGTCGATGACCTGGACGGCGGGGACGCTGACGAGACTGTCAAGTTCGCGCTCGACGGCGTGCAGTACGAGATCGACCTCTCGGCCTCCAACGCTGAAAAATTGCGTGGTGAATTTGCGCAGTACATCGCGCACGGCACGAAGGTCGGTCGGGGCGGGGTGGTCGTGGGTGGCCGGGCCGCGCGCGGCCGGGGCGGCGCGACCGCCGACCGCGAGCAGAACCGGGCCATCCGGGAGTGGGCCAAGAAGGCCGGCAAGGACATCTCCGACCGCGGTCGCATCCCGCAGGAGATCGTGGACGAGTACCACGCGAAGGCGGGGCACTGA